In Candidatus Paceibacterota bacterium, the DNA window TGCCTTTCTCTCAGACCCAAGATCCGGTGTCCACTTTTTCGGGGGAAGGGCTCTCTGAGCGGGGCGGAGCGTGCCCCCCTCCCCCCTCCATTTTGCGCGAAGCGGTGACTTTTGGGGGGAGGGGGGTGTTAGCGGAGCCTGCGAGGGGCGCTGGCCGCGGGGGTTAAGGGGGCGCGGCCTGCCGGCCCCGAAGCACCCGAAGGGCCGCAAGCGCCGGAGCGGGTGGGACGTAGGAACGGATACAAAAGGTTGGACGCGGGAGTTGGCGTTCGAACGGTTCGGTTGGCTTCGTTTCGAGGCTTTGAGCCCGTAGCCGCACGGCCTTCAGGGCCGGGCAGCGGAGGGCGAACTGATGGTTCGTCGAGCGTTAGTGAGCTGACTCCGTCCCGACGGAGCGAGCACGGCGAGCGAAGTCGTCCTCCGGGTTGGCCACTCCGCCACGGGCGGTGTGGCTGGCGTTACCGAGATCTGGTGATCTGAGTCGGTCTGAGCGCACGTCGAGACCAAGCGGAGCTTGGTTCTCGTCGTGCGCGCTGGTGTTTCGTGATTCTGGTGAGCGGGGTGTTGACACTATACGCCAGTGGCGTATTATGCTGTGTGTGGAATTTGTTGAGACGCCTACGTTCACGCGGTTGATCGGGAAACTGATGGATGACGACGAGTATGCAAAGTTGCAGCTCGCGCTGGCACTGCGTCCTGACTGGGGCAAAGTCATTCCAGGCGGCGGGGGCCTGCGCAAGTTGCGTTGGGCGGGCAGTGGACGTGGCAAGCGCGGCGGGCTGCGAGTCATTTATTACTGGCAGACCGCTGACGATCAAATTTGGCTCCTCGTGGCCTATCCGAAAAGCGAGCGTGACGACTTGTCGCACGATGAAATCAAGCAACTGAGAAGATTGGTTGTGGAGTTTGAGTTATGAAAAAGGAACTTTTTGAAGAGTTGAAGCAGAGCCTGCGCGAGGCAAATCTGATCAAGCGCGGACAGTTGAAGCCCGGCCGGGTGTTTCACGTGAACCCGGCGTCCAACGTTGTGCGCGTTCGTGGGAAGCTGGGTTTGTCGCAGTCGAAGTTTGCGGCGATCTTAGGCATCAGCGCCGACACGTTACAGAATTGGGAGCAGGGGCGTCGGATGCCGACCGGGCCGGCGAAGGTGTTGCTGAAGATTGCCGCGCGACATCCCGAGGTTTTGTTGGAAGTCGCGTAACGCGTCGGCACGGACGCCTAACGCTGCCAACCGGAAAGAACGAGCCACCGCCAGACCAACGGCTGCCACCACGGGAGACGAGGGCGGAACTGAGGAGGACAACCGCACGCCCGCCAGAACTGCACCGGCAACGAAACGCGCTGGAAATAGAACCCAGCAACGCGACACTGGAAACGCTGCCAACGAACGCCGACCAGGAGATGCCAACGCCTAGCGGCCCTACCGACCTGAAAATGCTCTCTCACACTTTTTTCTTGAGAGAGCATTTTCAGGTCGGTAGGGCCGCGGGCAGCGCTGGACGCGTAGGAAAACCCGAGACGCTCGACAGCCCGAAGGAGTCGTTTCATCTAACTTTGCCTTTGTCCGGAGCGAGTGGCAGGGCGCATTCCAATGGTTGCAGCAGGCGTGCCAGCCTGCTGGGGGAAAGGGGGGCTGGCGCGACTGCTGCATCGTAAACGCGCCCGAACGTAGCGGGTCCTGGCCGGACGGGCCAATGCGGGTGCGTTGGAGAGGGACTTCCTCGTTTCCAAGGGCGCGCGTGGGGGTGGCGGCAGGTCAATAACTGACATAGCCTGGTCAACTGGGGCCATTAACTCCCACCCGGTCTCCAGATAGGCTCCGGGGCTATGAAGATCAGCGCGTTAGCAGATCAATCGTTTCCCAAAGTTGGCATTCGTCCCACGATCGATGGCCGCCGCAAGGGCGTGCGCGAGTCGCTCGAAAAGCAGGTGATGAGCATGGCCCACGTCGCGGCCAAGTCTATTTCCCAGAACCTTCGGTATCCGAATGGGCAGGCGGTGGGATGTGTCATCGCTGACACGTGTATCGGAGGGGTGGCGGAGGCGGCCGCTTGCGGCGAGAAATTCCGGCGGGAAAACGTTGGCGTTTCCCTGACGGTGACTCCCTGTTGGTGCTACGGGAGCGAGACGATGGACATGGACCCGCTCATACCTAAAGCCGTGTGGGGGTTCAACGGCACGGAACGACCGGGCGCTGTTTACCTCGCGGCCGTGCTGGCGGGGCACAACCAGAAAGGGCTGCCGGCGTTCGGCATCTACGGCCGCGATGTGCAGGACAGGGGCGACTCCACGGTGCCGGCGGACGTCCAGCGCAAGATATTAGCGTTTGCCCGTGCCGGCTTGGCCACCGCTATCATGAAAGGCAAGTCTTACCTCTCCCTGGGTGGTGTTTCCATGGGGATTGCCGGGTCCATTGTGGACCAGAACTTTTTCGAGGAATACCTGGGCATCCGCGTCGAGGCGGTTGATATGACCGAGATCGTACGACGAATCGAAGAGCGGATTTACGACGTCGCTGAATTCGAGCGGGCGCTGGCGTGGGTAAAAGAGAAGTGCAAGTCGGGCAAGGACTACAATCCTCCGGGCTCTCGCCGAAATACGGAGGCAAAGACCAAGGATTGGCAGACGGTGGTGAAGATGACGATGATCGTGCGCGACCTGATGCTGGGCAATCCGCAACTGGCGAAGCTGGGCTTCGGCGAGGAGGCGCTCGGGCACAATGCGATCGTCGGGGGATTCCAGGGGCAGCGGCACTGGACCGATCACTTCCCCAACGGCGATTTCACCGAGGCGATCCTCAACTCGTCCTTCGACTGGAACGGCATCCGCCCGCCAGTGATTCTGGCAACGGAGAACGACAGCCTCAACGGCGCCTGCATGCTCTTTGGATATTTGCTGACCAACACGGCACAAATTTTCGCCGATGTTCGGACCTATTGGAGTCCGGAAGCCGTGAAGCGGGTTACCGGGCACAGGCTTACTGGGCAGGCTGCGGGAGGATTGATTCACCTGATCAACTCCGGCGCCGCCACGCTGGACGGGACCGGCCAGCAGCGACGCAACGGCCGGCCAGCGCTCAAACCCTTCTGGGAAATCTCACCTGATGAGGTTGAGAGATGCCTGAAGGCAACGACCTGGCCCTCGGCGATTCTGGAGTACTTCCGCGGCGGCGGGTTCTCTTCCTGCTACCTCTCGAAGGGCGGCATGCCGCTGACCATGAGCCGCATCAGCTTGGTGAAAGGTCTCGGCCCGGTGCTGCAATTAGTCGAAGGCTGGTCGGTGGAGGTTCCGGCCAGGGTTCACGCTCTGCTCAATGAGCGGACGAACCCGACCTGGCCGACGACGTGGTTTGTGCCGCGGCTCAGCGGGTCGGGCACCTTCGCGGACGCTTACAATGTGATGAACAACTGGAGCGCCAACCATGGCGCCATCAGCTACGGCCACATTGGCGCGGACCTGATTGCGCTCGCTTCGACTCTGCGGATTCCAGTGGCGATGCACAACGTTCAGGAGAAGGACGTGTTCCGGCCCAGCGCGTGGGGGTTGTTTGGCGCCCAGGACTCCCAAGGCGCGGACTTCCGGGCCTGCCAGAACTTCGGCGCGCTCTACGGGTGATCAGCTTGCGCTGGCCTGAAACCGGCCGGGCGGAAGCCCAAAGGTGCGCCGAAATGCGCGGGAGAAGCTGAAGGAATCGGTGAAGCCCAATTCGGCAGCTACCTCCTTTATGGGGCACCCGGCGTGAAGCAGCTCCGCGGCTCGATTAAGCCGCAAATGCCGAAGGTAGCGGGTTGGACGTTCACGCCCGAACCGCTGAAATAACCGGCACAGATACGACAGGTCGACGTGGCATGCTATGGCCGCATCCCGGGCGCTTTGGATGTGGGCATAGTGTTGCTCGATGTAGCGGCGGCATTTGCAGTAAGTGGCGAAAGCCCCGCGGATCGTGCTTCCGCATGGCAGCGCCAAGTCGCCAATCTTCATCAGGAGGTACTGTAGCGCCACACTGCACATCCGGGCCCGGTTTGAGTGGTCGCTCCATCCATGCCGAATCAGGTCATCAAAGACGCGCTGGATCTGCTGCGGCTCGGAGACGCGAAGGACCTTGCCGGGGGCGAGCTGGCACTCGTGCATCAGTGCATCCGCGTGCTTTCCGCCGAACGCGACGAAGTACTTCACGAGCGGGTTGCCTGGATCGGAGGAGATGCGATGAGGGGTGTTCCGGCCGTAGAGGAAAGCAATTCCCGGTGAGAGGACGTACTCACGGCCTGCCAGCCAAAGCTCTCCTGCGCCTCCAGCGACAAACTCTACTGTTGTAAACGGGAAGGCGTGGCGGCGTATCGTGTAGTCGGGGCGGCAGTGTTCACAGCCGCCGCTCACCACCCTGATGCCCGGCCCGGGCGCGGGATTCAGGTGAAGGAAAAAGCGCTGCGCTTCGGATATTTGCCTGCTGAAATACCGTGGCTGTGCTGGCCTGAGGCGCAGGGGACGCTTGGAGGTGATTGAGAGCATGGGAGCCTTGGGACCTGGTTAAAGAGGCTGGCAACGAAGGAGAACCACGCCTCGTGCGGGAACCGTGAAGGTCAGCGGGTCGCGCACTGGACCACAGTCCTTTTGCCGCCAGAGATCGCGCGCCGCCTGCGGTCCCGAGAGGCCGAGCTCGCGCCATCGCGCCACGAGGGTGGCAGGCAATGCACCAGCATTGAACAAGCCCACCGCTTTAGACTCGTCTTCGAGGTTTTTCACCATGGCGAAGGCGCCGCCGCTCAATCTGACGACCCGCGCTGAACAGCCGAGAGGATCCTGGTCCACAGCGATGACC includes these proteins:
- a CDS encoding type II toxin-antitoxin system RelE/ParE family toxin codes for the protein MEFVETPTFTRLIGKLMDDDEYAKLQLALALRPDWGKVIPGGGGLRKLRWAGSGRGKRGGLRVIYYWQTADDQIWLLVAYPKSERDDLSHDEIKQLRRLVVEFEL
- the nadS gene encoding NadS family protein, whose amino-acid sequence is MKKELFEELKQSLREANLIKRGQLKPGRVFHVNPASNVVRVRGKLGLSQSKFAAILGISADTLQNWEQGRRMPTGPAKVLLKIAARHPEVLLEVA
- a CDS encoding L-fucose isomerase; the protein is MKISALADQSFPKVGIRPTIDGRRKGVRESLEKQVMSMAHVAAKSISQNLRYPNGQAVGCVIADTCIGGVAEAAACGEKFRRENVGVSLTVTPCWCYGSETMDMDPLIPKAVWGFNGTERPGAVYLAAVLAGHNQKGLPAFGIYGRDVQDRGDSTVPADVQRKILAFARAGLATAIMKGKSYLSLGGVSMGIAGSIVDQNFFEEYLGIRVEAVDMTEIVRRIEERIYDVAEFERALAWVKEKCKSGKDYNPPGSRRNTEAKTKDWQTVVKMTMIVRDLMLGNPQLAKLGFGEEALGHNAIVGGFQGQRHWTDHFPNGDFTEAILNSSFDWNGIRPPVILATENDSLNGACMLFGYLLTNTAQIFADVRTYWSPEAVKRVTGHRLTGQAAGGLIHLINSGAATLDGTGQQRRNGRPALKPFWEISPDEVERCLKATTWPSAILEYFRGGGFSSCYLSKGGMPLTMSRISLVKGLGPVLQLVEGWSVEVPARVHALLNERTNPTWPTTWFVPRLSGSGTFADAYNVMNNWSANHGAISYGHIGADLIALASTLRIPVAMHNVQEKDVFRPSAWGLFGAQDSQGADFRACQNFGALYG
- a CDS encoding AraC family transcriptional regulator; this encodes MLSITSKRPLRLRPAQPRYFSRQISEAQRFFLHLNPAPGPGIRVVSGGCEHCRPDYTIRRHAFPFTTVEFVAGGAGELWLAGREYVLSPGIAFLYGRNTPHRISSDPGNPLVKYFVAFGGKHADALMHECQLAPGKVLRVSEPQQIQRVFDDLIRHGWSDHSNRARMCSVALQYLLMKIGDLALPCGSTIRGAFATYCKCRRYIEQHYAHIQSARDAAIACHVDLSYLCRLFQRFGRERPTRYLRHLRLNRAAELLHAGCPIKEVAAELGFTDSFSFSRAFRRTFGLPPGRFQASAS